From Solanum lycopersicum chromosome 8, SLM_r2.1, the proteins below share one genomic window:
- the LOC109120854 gene encoding uncharacterized protein: MTNEGDGTSSTPNACTDGGKKNKKGKKQQTGNEPNLPGLPPRVPPPGVPTPSEGQASLPPQIVDGSDVDTSEESVDVTVGPEWIARAEMARQAVEIIGQRLNTTDRDLKALEEYSLEEVEKVRKVLEAR, translated from the coding sequence ATGACGAACGAAGGAGACGGCACTAGCAGCACCCCCAACGCCTGCACTGATGGTgggaagaagaacaagaaagggaagaagcAGCAGACGGGTAATGAACCCAATCTGCCCGGACTTCCCCCAAGAGTTCCTCCACCAGGTGTTCCTACACCAAGCGAAGGGCAAGCATCTCTCCCTCCCCAGATTGTCGATGGAAGTGACGTAGACACCAGCGAGGAGTCCGTGGACGTTACTGTCGGACCGGAGTGGATTGCAAGGGCCGAAATGGCGAGGCAAGCCGTTGAGATCATAGGCCAGCGCTTGAATACAACGGACAGAGATCTCAAAGCTCTTGAAGAGTACTCCCTTGAGGAAGTTGAGAAAGTTCGGAAGGTGTTGGAGGCACGCTAG